One genomic region from Quercus robur chromosome 4, dhQueRobu3.1, whole genome shotgun sequence encodes:
- the LOC126724148 gene encoding putative disease resistance protein RGA1 isoform X8, with translation MAEGVLFDIAKEIIGKAGDLALKEVALIWGVKDEINKLKETVSKISAVILDAEAKQHGSEVIKEWLKRLKDAMCDADDLLDEISTEALRREVMTRDKKAREVRIFFSKYNQLAYGVRMGHKVKEMRERLVALDAEPAERQFHLEIQVRNESRRQTHSLVSAEDVIGREEDKKDIIGSLLDPNVKENVSVLAIVGIGGLGKTTLAQLVFNDEKVKNHFELKLWVCVSENFDVKIIVQKILECVKNEKPKDLEKNMLVNNLQKEINGKRYMLVLDDVWNEDHEKWSELKQILMGGAQGSRILVTTRSVKVAKISRTSQPHVLQGLEEQHAWSLFKKMAFEEGEEPKEASFVNIGKDILKICVGVPLAIRTIGGLLYFKKSEREWLSFKDNELSKIPQNEDDILPTLKLSYNHLPSHLKQCFAYCSLFPKDYEIEKESLIYMWMAQGFIKLYNEKQCPEDVGHEYFMDLLWRSFFQDVEEDELGNISKFKMHDLMHDMAIQVIGSESTTIYSKEKVIDEKIRHASFGDMLYSSLEIPISLFKASKIRTFLLPCQQSYVASNLDSSTYSAIVASFKFIRLLDLHKTGIKTIPSSIKNLKHLRYLDLSGNRDIEMLPNSIVKLYNLQTLKLSLCSKLKELPRDINKLVNLRFLDLSGNRDIEMLPNSIVKLYNLQTLKLSLCSKLKELPRDINKLVNLRFLDLYGNRDIEMLPNSIVKLYNLQTLKLSLCSKLKELPRDINKLVNLRFLEIDECSGLTHMPNGLGQLTNLQTLTRFVTSKGRIDSVPRSNGGLKELNRLNELRGNLSIENLKHGKDAALEYKDANLKEKQRLDSLYLNWVEEDIDEAGAGDDDMSLEALQPHINLKALSLERYGGVRFPHWFLSLRNLVQFKLYSCKKCQYLPPLDQLPSLKIIHLYRLDCLEHISDSERDNSDSLFYPSLETLHIWYCPNLKGWWRGRRDSLPSFPRLSDLDIRDCPQLTSFPLFPYLESLNLVNCSLKQSLERMMINNKTSSGNLPSIASSSSSSTIVAPLSKLSFMSIGNTEEALPEECLRNLISLRTLYLDKCPLPQGIRYLTALQHLHVWNSEAVDLSNDWDEMEWQGLTTLLSLEFRRLPKLVSLPTGLQYVSSLQNLEIKFCPSLIAIPEWICKLISLQSLLIWDCPNLESLPEGIGALTSLQTLGIGECPILLKRCKKQIGEDWHKISHIPNLHGGLSRQEREPEPNEEAKKPACQNWDLIKAFGCCNCSTTQLTHSLSQYC, from the exons ATGGCGGAAGGAGTTCTGTTCGACATTGCTAAGGAAATCATTGGGAAGGCGGGCGACCTGGCACTCAAAGAGGTTGCGCTCATCTGGGGTGTCAAAGACGAGATCAACAAACTCAAGGAGACAGTTTCCAAAATCAGTGCTGTGATTTTGGATGCAGAGGCGAAGCAGCACGGCAGTGAAGTGATCAAAGAGTGGCTGAAAAGGCTTAAGGATGCCATGTGTGATGCGGATGACTTGCTGGATGAAATCTCCACTGAGGCCCTGCGACGGGAAGTGATGACCCGTGACAAGAAGGCCAGAGAGGTACGCATCTTCTTTTCCAAATATAACCAGCTTGCATATGGTGTTAGAATGGGTCATAAGGTTAAGGAGATGAGGGAGAGGCTAGTTGCTTTAGATGCAGAGCCTGCGGAAAGGCAGTTTCACTTGGAGATACAAGTCAGGAATGAGTCAAGAAGGCAGACTCATTCCCTTGTAAGTGCTGAAGATGTTATTGGGAGGGAGGAGGATAAGAAGGACATTATTGGATCTCTGTTGGATCCCAATGTTAAGGAGAATGTTTCTGTCCTTGCGATAGTTGGTATCGGAGGACTAGGAAAGACCACACTTGCTCAACTTGTCTTCAATGATGAAAAAGTCAAGAACCATTTTGAGCTAAAATTGTGGGTGTGTGTATCTGAGAATTTTGACGTGAAAATAATTGTTCAGAAAATCTTGGAGTGTgtaaaaaatgagaaaccaaAAGACCTTGAAAAGAACATGTTAGTCAATAAtcttcaaaaagaaattaatggaaAGAGATATATGCTTGTGTTGGACGATGTGTGGAATGAGGATCATGAAAAATGGAGTGAattgaaacaaattttaatGGGTGGTGCACAAGGCAGTAGAATCTTAGTGACTACACGGAGTGTAAAAGTGGCAAAGATTTCACGAACTAGTCAACCACACGTGTTACAGGGTTTAGAGGAACAACATGCTTGGTCTTTATTTAAGAAGATGGCGTTTGAAGAGGGGGAAGAACCGAAGGAAGCAAGTTTTGTAAATATTGGGAaggatattttaaaaatctgtGTAGGGGTGCCGCTTGCAATTAGAACAATAGGAGGTTTATTGTactttaaaaaatctgaaagagAGTGGTTATCATTCAAAGACAATGAACTTTCGAAAATACCTCAGAATGAAGATGACATTTTACCAACACTAAAGTTGAGTTACAATCATCTCCCCTCACACTTGAAGCAATGCTTTGCTTATTGTAGTCTATTTCCAAAGGATTATGAGATTGAAAAGGAAAGTTTGATTTATATGTGGATGGCACAAGGATTCATCAAATTGTATAACGAAAAGCAATGTCCAGAAGATGTTGGGCATGAGTATTTTATGGATTTGCTTTGGAGATCATTCTTTCAagatgttgaagaagatgaacttggcaatatatcaaaattcaaaatgcaTGATCTCATGCATGATATGGCAATACAAGTAATAGGATCAGAGAGCACCACCatttattcaaaagagaaaGTCATTGATGAGAAAATTCGTCATGCGTCATTTGGGGATATGTTGTACTCATCATTGGAGATCCCAATCTCATTATTCAAAGCAAGTAAGATAAGAACATTTCTTTTGCCATGTCAACAAAGCTATGTTGCTTCAAATTTGGATAGTTCAACTTATAGTGCAATTGTGGCTAGTTTTAAGTTCATACGCTTATTGGATTTGCATAAGACGGGGATTAAAACTATTCCAAgttctataaaaaatttgaagcatCTAAGATATCTTGATCTTTCTGGGAATAGAGACATTGAGATGCTTCCTAACTCTATTGTCAAGTTGTACAATTTACAAACACTTAAACTCTCTTTGTGTTCTAAACTTAAAGAATTGCCAAGAGATATTAACAAATTAGTCAACCTCAGATTTCTTGATCTTTCTGGGAATAGAGACATTGAGATGCTTCCTAACTCTATTGTCAAGTTGTACAATTTACAAACACTTAAACTCTCTTTGTGTTCTAAACTTAAAGAATTGCCAAGAGATATTAACAAATTAGTCAACCTCAGATTTCTTGATCTTTATGGGAATAGAGACATTGAGATGCTTCCTAACTCTATTGTCAAGTTGTACAATTTACAAACACTTAAACTCTCTTTGTGTTCTAAACTTAAAGAATTGCCAAGAGATATTAACAAATTAGTCAACCTCAGATTTCTTGAGATTGATGAGTGTTCGGGTTTGACTCATATGCCAAATGGACTGGGCCAATTGACTAATCTACAAACATTGACAAGATTTGTGACGAGTAAGGGTAGGATTGATTCAGTGCCTAGGAGTAACGGTGGATTGAAGGAACTTAACAGGCTAAATGAGCTAAGAGGAAATCTGTCTATTGAAAATCTCAAACACGGAAAAGATGCCGCATTAGAGTATAAGGATGcaaatttgaaagagaaacaACGTCTTGATAGCTTGTACTTAAATTGGGTAGAAGAAGACATTGATGAGGCGGGTGCTGGTGATGATGACATGTCACTGGAAGCCTTGCAACCACATATAAATCTCAAAGCATTGAGTTTAGAGCGGTACGGGGGAGTGAGATTTCCACATTGGTTTCTGTCCCTCAGAAATCTTGtccaatttaaattatattcatgtAAAAAATGCCAATATCTTCCACCGTTGGACCAATTGCCTTCTCTCAAAATTATCCATTTGTACAGATTGGATTGTTTAGAGCACATATCAGATTCAGAGAGAGATAACAGTGATTCTTTATTCTACCCATCTTTGGAGACACTCCATATTTGGTATTGCCCTAATTTAAAGGGATGGTGGCGGGGAAGGAGGGATTCTCTTCCTTCATTTCCTCGTCTTTCTGATTTAGATATCAGGGATTGCCCTCAGCTGACTTCCTTTCCTTTGTTTCCATATCTCGAAAGTTTGAACCTAGTTAATTGTAGCTTGAAGCAGTCATTAGAGAGGATGATGATAAACAACAAGACTTCTTCAGGGAATCTACCATcaattgcttcttcttcttcttcttctacaatTGTTGCCCCTCTATCCAAATTAAGTTTCATGAGTATAGGGAACACGGAAGAAGCTTTGCCAGAGGAGTGCCTACGAAATCTCATTTCTCTCCGTACTCTGTATCTAGACAAATGTCCTCTTCCTCAAGGCATTCGATATCTTACGGCACTTCAACATCTGCATGTTTGGAACTCTGAGGCGGTTGATTTATCCAATGATTGGGATGAGATGGAATGGCAAGGACTTACGACCCTTCTCTCTTTGGAATTCCGTCGACTTCCGAAGTTGGTCTCTCTCCCAACGGGGCTTCAATATGTCAGCTCTCTACAAAATCTCGAAATTAAGTTCTGTCCTAGTTTGATAGCTATACCGGAGTGGATCTGCAAACTTATATCTCTTCAATCACTTCTAATTTGGGACTGCCCTAATTTGGAATCATTGCCAGAAGGAATCGGTGCCCTTACCTCTTTGCAAACACTAGGTATTGGAGAATGTCCCATCTTACTGAAAAGATGCAAGAAGCAAATCGGGGAAGATTGGCATAAAATTTCTCACATTCCCAATTTGCATGGAGGTCTGTCTCGGCAAGAAAGAGAGCCAG AACCAAACGAAGAAGCAAAGAAACCTGCTTGTCAGAATTGGGACTTAATTAAAGCTTTTGGGTGCTGCAATTGTTCAACAACACAACTCACTCACTCACTG AGTCAATATTGCTAG
- the LOC126724148 gene encoding putative disease resistance protein RGA1 isoform X5: MAEGVLFDIAKEIIGKAGDLALKEVALIWGVKDEINKLKETVSKISAVILDAEAKQHGSEVIKEWLKRLKDAMCDADDLLDEISTEALRREVMTRDKKAREVRIFFSKYNQLAYGVRMGHKVKEMRERLVALDAEPAERQFHLEIQVRNESRRQTHSLVSAEDVIGREEDKKDIIGSLLDPNVKENVSVLAIVGIGGLGKTTLAQLVFNDEKVKNHFELKLWVCVSENFDVKIIVQKILECVKNEKPKDLEKNMLVNNLQKEINGKRYMLVLDDVWNEDHEKWSELKQILMGGAQGSRILVTTRSVKVAKISRTSQPHVLQGLEEQHAWSLFKKMAFEEGEEPKEASFVNIGKDILKICVGVPLAIRTIGGLLYFKKSEREWLSFKDNELSKIPQNEDDILPTLKLSYNHLPSHLKQCFAYCSLFPKDYEIEKESLIYMWMAQGFIKLYNEKQCPEDVGHEYFMDLLWRSFFQDVEEDELGNISKFKMHDLMHDMAIQVIGSESTTIYSKEKVIDEKIRHASFGDMLYSSLEIPISLFKASKIRTFLLPCQQSYVASNLDSSTYSAIVASFKFIRLLDLHKTGIKTIPSSIKNLKHLRYLDLSGNRDIEMLPNSIVKLYNLQTLKLSLCSKLKELPRDINKLVNLRFLDLSGNRDIEMLPNSIVKLYNLQTLKLSLCSKLKELPRDINKLVNLRFLDLYGNRDIEMLPNSIVKLYNLQTLKLSLCSKLKELPRDINKLVNLRFLEIDECSGLTHMPNGLGQLTNLQTLTRFVTSKGRIDSVPRSNGGLKELNRLNELRGNLSIENLKHGKDAALEYKDANLKEKQRLDSLYLNWVEEDIDEAGAGDDDMSLEALQPHINLKALSLERYGGVRFPHWFLSLRNLVQFKLYSCKKCQYLPPLDQLPSLKIIHLYRLDCLEHISDSERDNSDSLFYPSLETLHIWYCPNLKGWWRGRRDSLPSFPRLSDLDIRDCPQLTSFPLFPYLESLNLVNCSLKQSLERMMINNKTSSGNLPSIASSSSSSTIVAPLSKLSFMSIGNTEEALPEECLRNLISLRTLYLDKCPLPQGIRYLTALQHLHVWNSEAVDLSNDWDEMEWQGLTTLLSLEFRRLPKLVSLPTGLQYVSSLQNLEIKFCPSLIAIPEWICKLISLQSLLIWDCPNLESLPEGIGALTSLQTLGIGECPILLKRCKKQIGEDWHKISHIPNLHGGLSRQEREPDEEEPNEEAKKPACQNWDLIKAFGCCNCSTTQLTHSLSQYC, translated from the exons ATGGCGGAAGGAGTTCTGTTCGACATTGCTAAGGAAATCATTGGGAAGGCGGGCGACCTGGCACTCAAAGAGGTTGCGCTCATCTGGGGTGTCAAAGACGAGATCAACAAACTCAAGGAGACAGTTTCCAAAATCAGTGCTGTGATTTTGGATGCAGAGGCGAAGCAGCACGGCAGTGAAGTGATCAAAGAGTGGCTGAAAAGGCTTAAGGATGCCATGTGTGATGCGGATGACTTGCTGGATGAAATCTCCACTGAGGCCCTGCGACGGGAAGTGATGACCCGTGACAAGAAGGCCAGAGAGGTACGCATCTTCTTTTCCAAATATAACCAGCTTGCATATGGTGTTAGAATGGGTCATAAGGTTAAGGAGATGAGGGAGAGGCTAGTTGCTTTAGATGCAGAGCCTGCGGAAAGGCAGTTTCACTTGGAGATACAAGTCAGGAATGAGTCAAGAAGGCAGACTCATTCCCTTGTAAGTGCTGAAGATGTTATTGGGAGGGAGGAGGATAAGAAGGACATTATTGGATCTCTGTTGGATCCCAATGTTAAGGAGAATGTTTCTGTCCTTGCGATAGTTGGTATCGGAGGACTAGGAAAGACCACACTTGCTCAACTTGTCTTCAATGATGAAAAAGTCAAGAACCATTTTGAGCTAAAATTGTGGGTGTGTGTATCTGAGAATTTTGACGTGAAAATAATTGTTCAGAAAATCTTGGAGTGTgtaaaaaatgagaaaccaaAAGACCTTGAAAAGAACATGTTAGTCAATAAtcttcaaaaagaaattaatggaaAGAGATATATGCTTGTGTTGGACGATGTGTGGAATGAGGATCATGAAAAATGGAGTGAattgaaacaaattttaatGGGTGGTGCACAAGGCAGTAGAATCTTAGTGACTACACGGAGTGTAAAAGTGGCAAAGATTTCACGAACTAGTCAACCACACGTGTTACAGGGTTTAGAGGAACAACATGCTTGGTCTTTATTTAAGAAGATGGCGTTTGAAGAGGGGGAAGAACCGAAGGAAGCAAGTTTTGTAAATATTGGGAaggatattttaaaaatctgtGTAGGGGTGCCGCTTGCAATTAGAACAATAGGAGGTTTATTGTactttaaaaaatctgaaagagAGTGGTTATCATTCAAAGACAATGAACTTTCGAAAATACCTCAGAATGAAGATGACATTTTACCAACACTAAAGTTGAGTTACAATCATCTCCCCTCACACTTGAAGCAATGCTTTGCTTATTGTAGTCTATTTCCAAAGGATTATGAGATTGAAAAGGAAAGTTTGATTTATATGTGGATGGCACAAGGATTCATCAAATTGTATAACGAAAAGCAATGTCCAGAAGATGTTGGGCATGAGTATTTTATGGATTTGCTTTGGAGATCATTCTTTCAagatgttgaagaagatgaacttggcaatatatcaaaattcaaaatgcaTGATCTCATGCATGATATGGCAATACAAGTAATAGGATCAGAGAGCACCACCatttattcaaaagagaaaGTCATTGATGAGAAAATTCGTCATGCGTCATTTGGGGATATGTTGTACTCATCATTGGAGATCCCAATCTCATTATTCAAAGCAAGTAAGATAAGAACATTTCTTTTGCCATGTCAACAAAGCTATGTTGCTTCAAATTTGGATAGTTCAACTTATAGTGCAATTGTGGCTAGTTTTAAGTTCATACGCTTATTGGATTTGCATAAGACGGGGATTAAAACTATTCCAAgttctataaaaaatttgaagcatCTAAGATATCTTGATCTTTCTGGGAATAGAGACATTGAGATGCTTCCTAACTCTATTGTCAAGTTGTACAATTTACAAACACTTAAACTCTCTTTGTGTTCTAAACTTAAAGAATTGCCAAGAGATATTAACAAATTAGTCAACCTCAGATTTCTTGATCTTTCTGGGAATAGAGACATTGAGATGCTTCCTAACTCTATTGTCAAGTTGTACAATTTACAAACACTTAAACTCTCTTTGTGTTCTAAACTTAAAGAATTGCCAAGAGATATTAACAAATTAGTCAACCTCAGATTTCTTGATCTTTATGGGAATAGAGACATTGAGATGCTTCCTAACTCTATTGTCAAGTTGTACAATTTACAAACACTTAAACTCTCTTTGTGTTCTAAACTTAAAGAATTGCCAAGAGATATTAACAAATTAGTCAACCTCAGATTTCTTGAGATTGATGAGTGTTCGGGTTTGACTCATATGCCAAATGGACTGGGCCAATTGACTAATCTACAAACATTGACAAGATTTGTGACGAGTAAGGGTAGGATTGATTCAGTGCCTAGGAGTAACGGTGGATTGAAGGAACTTAACAGGCTAAATGAGCTAAGAGGAAATCTGTCTATTGAAAATCTCAAACACGGAAAAGATGCCGCATTAGAGTATAAGGATGcaaatttgaaagagaaacaACGTCTTGATAGCTTGTACTTAAATTGGGTAGAAGAAGACATTGATGAGGCGGGTGCTGGTGATGATGACATGTCACTGGAAGCCTTGCAACCACATATAAATCTCAAAGCATTGAGTTTAGAGCGGTACGGGGGAGTGAGATTTCCACATTGGTTTCTGTCCCTCAGAAATCTTGtccaatttaaattatattcatgtAAAAAATGCCAATATCTTCCACCGTTGGACCAATTGCCTTCTCTCAAAATTATCCATTTGTACAGATTGGATTGTTTAGAGCACATATCAGATTCAGAGAGAGATAACAGTGATTCTTTATTCTACCCATCTTTGGAGACACTCCATATTTGGTATTGCCCTAATTTAAAGGGATGGTGGCGGGGAAGGAGGGATTCTCTTCCTTCATTTCCTCGTCTTTCTGATTTAGATATCAGGGATTGCCCTCAGCTGACTTCCTTTCCTTTGTTTCCATATCTCGAAAGTTTGAACCTAGTTAATTGTAGCTTGAAGCAGTCATTAGAGAGGATGATGATAAACAACAAGACTTCTTCAGGGAATCTACCATcaattgcttcttcttcttcttcttctacaatTGTTGCCCCTCTATCCAAATTAAGTTTCATGAGTATAGGGAACACGGAAGAAGCTTTGCCAGAGGAGTGCCTACGAAATCTCATTTCTCTCCGTACTCTGTATCTAGACAAATGTCCTCTTCCTCAAGGCATTCGATATCTTACGGCACTTCAACATCTGCATGTTTGGAACTCTGAGGCGGTTGATTTATCCAATGATTGGGATGAGATGGAATGGCAAGGACTTACGACCCTTCTCTCTTTGGAATTCCGTCGACTTCCGAAGTTGGTCTCTCTCCCAACGGGGCTTCAATATGTCAGCTCTCTACAAAATCTCGAAATTAAGTTCTGTCCTAGTTTGATAGCTATACCGGAGTGGATCTGCAAACTTATATCTCTTCAATCACTTCTAATTTGGGACTGCCCTAATTTGGAATCATTGCCAGAAGGAATCGGTGCCCTTACCTCTTTGCAAACACTAGGTATTGGAGAATGTCCCATCTTACTGAAAAGATGCAAGAAGCAAATCGGGGAAGATTGGCATAAAATTTCTCACATTCCCAATTTGCATGGAGGTCTGTCTCGGCAAGAAAGAGAGCCAG ATGAAGAAGAACCAAACGAAGAAGCAAAGAAACCTGCTTGTCAGAATTGGGACTTAATTAAAGCTTTTGGGTGCTGCAATTGTTCAACAACACAACTCACTCACTCACTG AGTCAATATTGCTAG